A segment of the Macrobrachium nipponense isolate FS-2020 chromosome 1, ASM1510439v2, whole genome shotgun sequence genome:
acCTCCCCTTCCCCATTTGCGTTCAAAGAGGTATTTTGAACGTACTAAACAAATTACATGGTGTAAATTTATCACGTATGCATGTGCGAAGCAAGTTGCATACGTGGCACATGGGCTTTGTACACTATGTACAGGTAGTGTTTGAGTTACGATAATCTGTTTCACGATAATCCGATGTtatgatggggttagcaattaatactgaaaaaaaaaaaagttgaaaatacgtatttttaaattttgtgcaCAAGCGCTGGCAGCAGCATACTACGCTGTACGATATGTTGGGCCGAGAGCGAGAGGCTGGCGTAGGTACAGTGGCTTCCAACGAGTTCGACCTTACTTGCTCTCGCTCTGAACCAAGTAAGATAGGTCAGTGTTCATTTGTGTTTTATGTGAGTTTTTTCAAGCAccgtaaattaaaacaaaaaaactgtctGCCAAACAACCCAATAGGTCTCCTGCAggtagtgcaaaaaagaagaggcaatccatcactttggagcagaaactGAAGATAATAAGCCAGCATGAAGCGGGAAAGGCGGTCATGGTTATCGCACGTGACGAACGTTTATCACAATCGATGGTATCCACCATACTCAAGGACAAGAAACATgtaatggatgctgtaaaggcatctgctcagttcattcaacggttatatcaaagaagaggatagggcCTTTGGAAGATATGGACCAGTTACTGGTCACGTGGATGGAGGACCaaatacaaaagcgtatgccactcaccctcttaaccattcagacaaaggtacgcatgctttttgaagaactgaagaagaattatgatgataaccacaacaaaagttttgcagcaagtgctggatggtttTGTCGTTTCAAGAACCGTCATAATTTTCACAGTGTGAAAATTAGCGGTGAAGCAGCAAACGCTGATGCCGACGGAGCCGCTAAGTTTAAGGATTACACGAGATCGTCGTTAATTAAGGGTCCTTGCCAGATAAATCTTTAATGTTGATGAAACCGGACTTTATTGGAAATGTATGCCACAacggtcctacatccacaaagaagcaacggcgatgcccgggtttaaggcatacaaggatcgattgactcttctgcttgggggaaatgtggctgggtataaacttaagccctttgtgatttatcactcagaaaatcTGAGGGCTTTAAAAAGCATCGACAAGCAtacacttcctgtgcattaccgtcATAATAAAAAACCTTGGATGACTGCAATgctgtttgaggactggttcgttcattgcttcattccAGAAGTGAAAGAtcattgtaggaaaaataacacccccttcaaaattcttctgattctcgacAATGCTCCTGGCCATCCTCAGCACATTGGAGATATTAccgagaatgtaaaagttgtatTTCTGCCACtaaacacaacttctctcatacaacccatggatcagggtgctgtggctaCGTTCAAGGCATATTATCTTTGGAACACGTTTGCGCAGGCTGCTGTTCAGGCTATGGATAATGAGGAGAATgatctcagaactttctggaaagaatttagtgttcttaactccattatgaacattcgaagggcgtggaaggaggtaaagaaagtgtatgaatggggtctggaaaaatctgctgaaagtgaatgtgaactcgtttaaaggtttcgatcagaatgaagaagtggaaatcaataaaaagatcttgatacttgggaaaagtttagatttagaaattgacgaggaagatatccaagaacttatagatgtgcaagatgtaaagctaacggcagaggatttaattgcacttgcagaagagaaaaaaaagcagaagaggaagaagaaataaaagaagagccAGAGCGAACGTTTACGACTAAAAAAACTGGTAGAGGCatttgctttatttgatcaaggactgaaacttttaagtgaaatggatggggacgagGAACGGTTTGCCAAAGTTCAGAGGACTCATCAAGACAATGTTGCATGTTaccgattaatttatgaagaacaaaaaaaacacactgtGCAACCTACAATGGATTATTTCTTCAGCTTCCCCCAGTCCTACCCTCTCACTTGAGACTCGATCCTGTACGTCTCGGAACAGTTGTTTCCTCGAGACGCCTgaactaacagaagaagaaattctatctgaagatgagcgaattgatgatcctgctgctttatcatcatcctcctcttccgatctttagttatacatagccatgaacagcctgacaccgatcacgtatgccgacaacggaccgaatcttggcgagtaccctttacgctacagtctgatccttgtttttattattaaatttctttttatacttaattatcataagtcaatctgcattgaaacacccgaattagctgatattaataattactataccgtatatgtataggtatactgtgtagtgtaggctaatcttccatatatgtgtatatagcctagcctatatggtacggattaacttagtgtaggctaggctatatccgaGATACGATTTTCTCAACTTACGATGGGTTTCTCgaaacctaaccccatcgtaagtaggagaatacctgtaggCCTGTTCAATTTCGGAGACCAGCGAGGGGCTTTGGAGGGAATTGATGACTTTTCCATGTCTGGGCTAGGGACCACAGGGAGATCAGAGTTGGGAACTTGATTGGGGCTGGGCACAGGATATAGGAAGCGGCGGTTCCGACGTAGTACTCGACCACTTGGGAGGCGGATCTCGTACTCGCGTGATCGTGCACCGCCTATGACAGTCCCAACTGTGTCCCATCGGTGGGATGTCGGGTCCTGGAGGCGGACATGTTGGCCCACATTAAGCCTGGGCAGGGGGCGGGCGTGGGCTTCATAGTTGTGCTGCACCTGAGCAGCTCTGGCAGCGGCTCAGCGGTCACAGTCATGGGCCTTTTTCTGCCAATCTTCTGTGAACAACTGAAGATGGGCGGGCACACACGTACGGAGAGGGTGACCATACAGTACCTGGGCAGGAGAGCAACCAGACTGGTTGGGTGTGTTTCTTAACTCAGGGAGACCACAATCGAAATCCTCGCAGCCAATGTTTCCTGTGGGGGCCGTTTTGAGGATCAAGTGCTTGACAGCCTTGACGGCGGCCTCAGCGTGTCCATTAGACTGTGGGTAATGTGGCGACGAGGTGATGTGGTGTACACCCCAACGTTCTGTGAAGTCAGCGAATTCTTTGCTGGTAAACTGAGGTCCTCCATCGGTGCATAGGAGTAAGGGAACACCCACCTCTCTGAAGTAGCGGCAGAAGTGCTGTATGGTCGAGGAGGCAGTAGTGTTGCCCTTGCAAGggacaaccacaggccagccGGAGAGGCGGTCGGCGACTACAAGAAAGGACTTCCCAGCTACCTGGAAGAAGTCTGCCGATACCGACTCAAAGGGCCTGGATGGATGGTCGTCGTTGTGGAGAGGCTCCTGTTGTTGGCTGGGACGCAGGACTTGGCACGGCTCACAGGCAGCGATGGTGTTGGCGATGTCCGTGTCTATCCCAGGCCAGAAGATGGTTTTTCGGGCCCGACATTTGGTAGCCTCGACACCACGGTGACTATCATGGAGTCTGGCGAGTGTGTGGCGACGTAGAGCTGCAGGAACTAGTATTCTTGCCCCATAGAGAATGAGGTTGCCATCAGTAGAGAGGGCTTCTTGCAGCTTCCGGTACGGTGATAAGGATGCATGTAGGTCGTACCGATTTGTGGGAAACCCAGAGCTGATGCAATTGCGAAGGCGAACGTAGGTGGGGTCAGCCTGTGCTGCTATTGAAATGTCCTGTAGGGTCCGGTCGGAGTCAATGGTTAGGGCATCCTTGTCCTGGGAAGCTGTTGTAGCGGTGATGACGAACCTGACGTGTGCCGTTACCTCAGCACAGCCAGTCATATCCTCAGAGGTGGGGTAGCTGACTGGTGCACGAGAAAGTGCACCTGGGATGCATAGAGACTTGCCGGCACGCCACACTGCAGTAAACTGATATTGCGACATACGCTCCTTCATTCGCTGGAGCCGTGGGTTTTCAACCATGTCCAGCATGTAGCTGTTGATGATGGGCACCAATGGGCGATCGTCAGTTTGCAGGGTGAAGGTTGGCAGTCCTTTCAGGTATAGGCAGCACTTTGTGAGGGCCCAAGATACTGCAAGCATCTCCAGTTCAATTGTTGCATACCTCGTTTCGGCGTCTGCGAGAAAGCGGGATCCGCACTGGACTACTCGGAGATGTCCAGATCCATGGTCCTGGAGGAGAGCGTAGCCTATCCCGTAGAGGCGAGATGCGTCGGTCTGGAGAATGGTTGGCAGGGTTGGGTCAAAAGACGCAAGAAGGCCTGGTCATGGTCAGGTGTCCAAAGGAAAGACCACTTGGGGCTCATGAGTGGTCGAATGGGCTGTGCAGTCAGGGCGATATCTGGGGTAAACTTTGCCAACTGGTTTACTAATCACATGAAGGAACGTAAGTCCGTCAGGTTGGATGATGTAGGGAAGtcttgcagagcagcaactcATCCTGGGTCAGCAGCGATTCCTTCTTCGGAAAGGGTAAacccacagaaattcactctggtctctgccactgtgaacttttctttgttgagagtgaTGCCACTTCTGCGGCAGCGGGTGAGTAGTTCGTGGATCCTGTGGTAGTGTATCTGTAGGTCATCATCGAAGATTAGAATGTCATCAACAACCTTGACACACTTCTTCATGCCTTGGAGAGCTAAGTCGCCTCGGTAACAACAGGGCATCACCAGTGGCAGCGAAACCCATAGGTCCCAGGCAATGCTGGAAGCGTCCATAAGGCGTAATGAAAGTGGTGAGGTGGCAGTCCTCTTCTGCTAGCACCATCTGCCAGTAGCCATGTAGAGCGTCCGCAGTGGTGAAGAACTTGGCGGTGAAGTCGACAGTGTGGACAGCAGCTAAGGGCGTGGGCGAAGGGTGGGCTAGATGGGAGACTTGTGCATTCAGCTTCGTGAGATCCACTGTGATTCGAATTCCCTTGGCCTTAGGGACGACGACTAGAGGGTGGCACCATTCCGATGGCTCATCTCCACAAGGCTTAATGATTCCCTGTTGTACCATGGAGTCTAGTTCATTCTTGACAGGTTCATGGAAAGCGTAGGGCATCTGCCTTGGGGTGTGGATGGCCAATGGGACCGCGTCTTCCTTATGGATTTTCATGGGAGGGCCTGCCATCAGCCTCAGTGGAGCTGCTTTAAGGTCTTCCTTTGACACGAGTACGTCCTGAAAGGTTTGTAAGATATTCTCAGGCCTCAGCAGGGGTCGTGTCAGCATGCAGGGGTAGCTCTTTGCATCGATTAACGTGGGTGACCTGTAGGATGGGCCGCGGAAATCCTGGTGGGATGATGGCTAACTCCTTGCAGAGTGCATAGGACAGGAGTGGCATCTGAATGCATTCGTGGACTTGAATCGTGGCGAGGCAGGACCGTTTGGCCAAGGACAGGGTGGCCTTAAGGGTACCTAAAGCCGGAGTCATCTTTGACCCATCTGCCGTGAGTGTCACTGATGTGGCAGGAGGCTGTAGCTCAGACCTGGGAATATGAAGGAGTTCTAAGTGGTGGGGGCCCATCACTGATACATCACCTCCTGTGTCAGGCAGCATCATTAACTTCGATGTCTCACCCTTGTAGATGAGGGCGATGGATATAAGTAACGGTGAGGAGTCAGTTGATGAAGAAGGGGTCTCGACCTTGCGACAGTTAGAGGGCTTGCTAGAAGGGGGTGTGGCACTGGGCGGGCCGCCCTGCTTGGCGTTCATCTGACGGCAATACTTGTCATAGTGGCCCACTCGGCCACAGTGTCTGCATGAGGCCTTGTTGGTGGGGCACTTTGGGGTCCTGCGCCAGTGTCCTTTGCAGCCACAGTTTACACACACACTGTCGCTGGGCACTTTCCTGTTGAGCTGTGCTTCCTTGTGCAGGAAGGGCATAAAGTGTTCTTGTTAGGGGTTGGTAGCAAGGTAGAACCCCTGTTGCCAtgtcctttgatttttttatacgtGGAGATGGCACACAATTTAGAAGAAGGGGCACGTATGGCGGTAGTGGCTGTCCATGTGGCCTCATAGGAGTGACATTCATTAACCATGGTGGCCAATGAAGCTGCAGTGTCCAGGGCAATGAGTTTCTGAGTGAGCTCCTCGTCCCTGACTCCCATGATGATGATCATCTTCAGCTGAGTCTCCTTGCACACAGCAGAATGGCCAGGACAGACGTCGATTTCCTCTGCTACATGCTTCAGTCGGACGTAGAAGTCGCTGaagctttccccttccctctgcttgcaggagagcaggTCCCTGAGTCGTAGAGCTTCATTCCGCAGATTCTTGATGTGTTCCTGGAGAATATTCAAGACCTCGTCAATCCGTGTCTGGTGGTACGTTGAGCATGTGCTCGAGTATTCTTTGGGTCTCCATGCTGAGGCACATACGAAGCTgtatcatttgtttcctggtaggTAATGTCCCTAGGTCCACCATCACACTGTAGTCATCCCAGTGTCTACGCCATTCCCTGAACACTTGGTATGTGGCATCAGGACGTAAGGGCGGCAGGGTCTGGGCGATGGCCTTCTGTGGGGGTGGTGGCTGGGTTGACGATGGCACTGAGGATTGTATGGGAAGTTGTTGTGAGTCCGCTGGTGTTGCTTGCTGCTGGGCTGAATTGACGCTAAGTAAGTAGCTGCAACAATACGGTGAAACGTTgagcttcctcctctcttctcaagTTGTCCTCTTGGCGGTGTAGATCCTCTTCATGACGACGTTGCTCCTCTTAATAACGACGTTGTTCTTCCTCTCTCTGGCGTGCAGCCAACTCAGCCTGTCGAGATTCCTCCAGGTACTTGATGAGGAGCCTTAACTCCGTGTTTGGAGCTGTGGGAGGCGGTACACTCAGGTGTGGTGAGAGCAAAGGTGGGGTTTCCAGCATTGCAAAACCTGGAAGGGTTTGACGGTCTGTTGGTGAGACTGGGTGTGAAGGCAACTGGCAGTCCTCAGGGTCCTGGTCGTGTTGCATATCCCCAGGCTCGTCTTAATGTGAAGCAGAAGCCATTATGAGCAGTTTTCTGCAATGTCAACTGCAgtttaaaggaagagaagaacgatgaagaagactttctacagtttttattaaaaagttactgtaaataattcttcaattgtgCGGTGAATATTGGCAGGCGGTGGAGAGTGGGCTGGGTGGGCTCCTGGGGGGTGGGCAGTCGGGTTGGGAGTGGGGAGCGACCACTTGACCGTTGAAATGAGTCGGCAGTGTATGGCAAATGATGAGCGTGGGTGGACGTGGTTCGGGCTCTGTAGCTGGGTATGGAAATAAAGGTACGCGTAGAGCTGAGGCAAggcacaagaaaaatacaaccCACTAAAATCAAAGCACTGACATTACACTGCACTGGCACTGACATTACACTGCACTGGCACTGCACAAACACTGCACTAGCACTGTAAAATCCAAAGGCGCTCGAGGGGTAATGGCGGCTGGATTTGAATGCTGATTCCGGTGTTCTTTGAAAATGCTGAATGGTTTCGTCACTGCGCCATGATGATAGGTGGTGgtgtcttgcattagaagacgaaagACTGCAGGATGGGAGAAATTATATCACGGGTTGTAGATTtgtttattccaagcagcaaaaggtaaataagtacagaggctctgcagggcgtgCAGCGCGCgccaagagaagaaagaagaatcgTCATGCGCATGTGCGGGGTGCATACAGGGCGACACATGTGGATGTGTTCACaatagacaattttattaaatacatggaaatgaatagtacagcaattgaatagtaaaatatacattattccacagtcgatctctgtcctgtagcaactgcgagcaggagctcaccaagaccagccaatcgtcgGGATACCTCATCAGATGTATCCTGACCGAAtgggcctattattattattattataaaaatagtttaaccagaccactgagctgactttcagctctcatagggctggcccgaaggatttgataaaatgccaggtctaggccaaaggc
Coding sequences within it:
- the LOC135219086 gene encoding uncharacterized protein LOC135219086 — protein: MLAVSWALTKCCLYLKGLPTFTLQTDDRPLVPIINSYMLDMVENPRLQRMKERMSQYQFTAVWRAGKSLCIPGALSRAPVSYPTSEDMTGCAEVTAHVRFVITATTASQDKDALTIDSDRTLQDISIAAQADPTYVRLRNCISSGFPTNRYDLHASLSPYRKLQEALSTDGNLILYGARILVPAALRRHTLARLHDSHRGVEATKCRARKTIFWPGIDTDIANTIAACEPCQVLRPSQQQEPLHNDDHPSRPFESVSADFFQVAGKSFLVVADRLSGWPVVVPCKGNTTASSTIQHFCRYFREVGVPLLLCTDGGPQFTSKEFADFTERWGVHHITSSPHYPQSNGHAEAAVKAVKHLILKTAPTGNIGCEDFDCGLPELRNTPNQSGCSPAQDPTSHRWDTVGTVIGGARSREYEIRLPSGRVLRRNRRFLYPVPSPNQVPNSDLPVVPSPDMEKSSIPSKAPRWSPKLNRPTGILLLTMGLGFEKPIVS